The nucleotide sequence GGAGTCGTTGCATGCGATCTTAAATTGGGTGGTGTACTCTTTTACCTTTCGCTTGTACTCCTCGCGAACCTGTGCGGGAATCACCTCGAGTTCGGAACCGGTTTCCATATCCTCAAAAAGAAACTTGCCGTCCGGAAAATCGAGTTCGCGCTCGCTTTTGTGCTCAAGTATGTTGAACAGCAGCACTTCATGTTTTTTGTGGCGAAGATGGCGCAGTGCCGACAGCAGCGGCTCATGGTTTTCCACGTTTTCAAAGAGGTCCGACATCACAATCACCAGGCTGCGGTGCTTCAGCCTTTCGGCCAGGTGATGAAGCGCTTCTGCTGATGCGGACGAACGGCGCCGGGTTCCGTACTCATCCTCCTTCTCATTGCGTTCCCTCTCCAGCTGCTCCTCCAGTTTGGTGTAGAGCAGCCTAAGGTGACTGTAAGACGACCTTGCAGGGAGCATTTCGCGGATCTCCTCATCGAACAGGGTGAGTCCGCATGCATCCCGCTGGCGATGCAGCATGTACATGAGCGAACCGGCCAGGTGAATGGCATATTGCAGCTTGCTCCACTCCGCAAAGTATTTGAAACGCATGGAACTGCTCACGTCAAGCACCACGTAGGCGCGCAGGTTGGTTTCGGCCTCGTAGCGCTTTATATAAAAACGCTCCGTTTTGCCGTACACCTTCCAGTCAATATGACGGAACTCATCACCCTGGTTGTACGGCTTGTGCTCCGCAAACTCGACGCTGAACCCGTGATACGGGCTCCGGTGCAGGCCGGAGATAAATCCCTCCACAATGGTCCGCGCCTTCATTTCAAGCGGCGCCAGGCGGGTGAGGATGTCGGGGTTGAGGATCATGGATGTAAAGTACAATGAATCTCTTAGAGAAGACAGGGTACGGAACAGAAGAACGGATGAACGGATGAACAGAGAAACCGATAAAGGAAATAATATGTGATTTGCGACCGGCGACTAGTGACTTGCGATTTATTATAGTGTGTGAGTCATAAGGCAGAAGTGAAAAGTGAAAAGTATGCCCTGAGCGGAGTCGGTGGGTGAAACTTAAGACCGGGGACCGACGACCGGCGACCGTGAACCGTGAACCGTGAACCGTGAACCGTGAACAACCTACAACAAACAACTGACCACCCAAACATATAAACACGTTGTCACATTAACACTTTAACACCATACCGTTTTCCCTTATCTTCATGGTCCCTGTTTTGGAAAAGAACAGCGGCCTGTCTATCATTAAAATCTGCCATGACAAAAAAGCAATCCATATATACCTCTGCTGATCAGCTTGATTTCACAATTTCGGATCTGCAGGCTATGCCCGTACCGTCGGAAGTGCTGATGGTAAAGCCGACCTATTTCGACGTGGAGTACGTCATAAATCCCCATATGAAGGGACATGTTGGCCGGGTGGACAAAATGCAGGCCCAGAATGAGTGGGAGCACCTGGCCGATGCCTATGAAGAACATGGGTTCCGGGTGCACATGCTCGACGGGATGCGGGGCATGCCCGATATGGTATTTTGCGCCAACCAGAGCCTCCCTTTTATCGATACGGATGGCACACGGAAGGTAATCATGAGCATCATGCACGCCGAGCAGCGCAAAAAGGAGGTGGATGCCATTGAGGCGTGGTATCGCACACAGGATTATGAAATTTTGCACCTCGA is from Rhodohalobacter mucosus and encodes:
- a CDS encoding DUF58 domain-containing protein produces the protein MILNPDILTRLAPLEMKARTIVEGFISGLHRSPYHGFSVEFAEHKPYNQGDEFRHIDWKVYGKTERFYIKRYEAETNLRAYVVLDVSSSMRFKYFAEWSKLQYAIHLAGSLMYMLHRQRDACGLTLFDEEIREMLPARSSYSHLRLLYTKLEEQLERERNEKEDEYGTRRRSSASAEALHHLAERLKHRSLVIVMSDLFENVENHEPLLSALRHLRHKKHEVLLFNILEHKSERELDFPDGKFLFEDMETGSELEVIPAQVREEYKRKVKEYTTQFKIACNDSRIDFEEIDTMSPFDLALLAYLNKRKRLG